The Solanum dulcamara chromosome 2, daSolDulc1.2, whole genome shotgun sequence region ACCCCTTGAAGCAAATCACCTGGAGTAGCCGCAGGGTCGAGCTCCCAGCACCCCTCCGGCAAATTCATTGTTTCTCTTTTCAGTAAACAAGATGGCACCTGATGTGAAAATCGCAACATCTCTCTTCTTGGAATCTTTCGAATGGCATCCTTATTCGTGTTTCGTTGGTATAATGTCTTGAATCCATCCAATTTGACCAAAGGTGCAACACAAACACCAAAATCTTCAGAATAATCACCAAGGACCTCCACCATTTCATAATGGTGCCTCACTTCATCTGGGGTTTTCCTGTTCCAATCTGGCGACCAATTTCGATATATGGCCCAAATGTCTCCACTTTTTGGATAGATCTGAACGCATCCTCCTCTTCCAGCCTTCTCCCTACTTAGAAGATGAGAAAATATGTTGACTTGCTCAATAACTTCAGAGTTAAAGGCCCTAAATTTTCCGCATGACTTGGTAAAACCAGAATCCAACCAATTAACAAGCCCAAATTCACTATCTGTTTTTGAACTTAAGTAGCTGATATGAATCTTGAAGGGCTGCAGAGAGATAACTTGGCGGATCAGACAATACAAGCGAGGCATACCATCTTCCTCATCATATAAAGCCCATATCTGCTTTGGCTTGAAGCAATCCTCTGATCTATCCTTGTCAAAATCATGGAAGTCAGAGTCTGGGACAGTCAGAGTCATGGACCCCGTTTTCCTCATATCTGATTGATAAGCAGCAACACCCAGACCTTCTCTTTTAGGTCTTTCACTCGATTCACCAAATTGAGCATGTGCCTTTCTCTTTTTCTCAGGCTCTGCAGCAGCCAACCTGATCTCTTCCAGTTTCTTGCGGATATCTTTTCTTGCCTTGTCAATTAACAGCGGTCTTGGATCAAATGCAGGAGCCATAGGCCATCTTCTGATTGGAACTTCAGGAGTAGGAAGCTTAGCATTTCTTTTCAAATTCTCATTCCCGTTTCCATCTGCCATTATGAATTCTGCAGCAGCGTTTGAAGCCACTTCACCGTTACTATAACCATTTGTACTCTCcatatcaatttttctcttcTTAGGAGGCCTACCAGGCCTGCGGGGCAATTGATCACTACCCACAGACCCATCAGCAACCATTTTTGTTAGTTCTTGCTTCCCATTAGCTTTTCTTCCAGAGGCTTTCGTATTTGCCTGCTGGATAAAACTGAAGCTAGTGGATGACCCATTTGGATCTATAACTCCGGCAGAACTTCCAGGGAAGGAGGAGCTCCACTGAAAGGATAAATTGGAAGCATGCTCTGAACCATGTTTAGAATGATGTCCTGTGACCCTACTATTTGCAGAATAAGCAGGTGATGTTGGAACATACGTAACCCCACAACCATGGCTTTTGTATCCGTTCTCAGGCACATAAGGCCAAGGACTAAATGCGTAGGAACCATTTACAGGGGCCAATCCAGTTTCAACAGCTATGAAAACCCCACGACAGTTCTTACAAGACAGTCTTTTGTTCACATATTTCCTATGATATTCATACTGAACCTGACAAGAGGTACAAACAGTCCAAAATGTATCAAGCCTGCCATGAGGTGCTGGAGTGTTGGAGTAATTCGCATAGTTGCCAACACCAGAAGTATGCAGACTAAATATATTTCTCCTCTGATCATAAGCACTTCTTTTAGCACGATCGGACAATACAGTCCATGCTTCAGAGATAAA contains the following coding sequences:
- the LOC129880631 gene encoding uncharacterized protein LOC129880631, which codes for MEKNVEEALQAKANAERKFADRDFVSAKNYALRAQMLCPQLEGISQMVATFGVHSAAEMKVNGEFDFYTILGMDPSASRAKLKKQYKRMAVLLHPDKNKNVGAEGAFRFISEAWTVLSDRAKRSAYDQRRNIFSLHTSGVGNYANYSNTPAPHGRLDTFWTVCTSCQVQYEYHRKYVNKRLSCKNCRGVFIAVETGLAPVNGSYAFSPWPYVPENGYKSHGCGVTYVPTSPAYSANSRVTGHHSKHGSEHASNLSFQWSSSFPGSSAGVIDPNGSSTSFSFIQQANTKASGRKANGKQELTKMVADGSVGSDQLPRRPGRPPKKRKIDMESTNGYSNGEVASNAAAEFIMADGNGNENLKRNAKLPTPEVPIRRWPMAPAFDPRPLLIDKARKDIRKKLEEIRLAAAEPEKKRKAHAQFGESSERPKREGLGVAAYQSDMRKTGSMTLTVPDSDFHDFDKDRSEDCFKPKQIWALYDEEDGMPRLYCLIRQVISLQPFKIHISYLSSKTDSEFGLVNWLDSGFTKSCGKFRAFNSEVIEQVNIFSHLLSREKAGRGGCVQIYPKSGDIWAIYRNWSPDWNRKTPDEVRHHYEMVEVLGDYSEDFGVCVAPLVKLDGFKTLYQRNTNKDAIRKIPRREMLRFSHQVPSCLLKRETMNLPEGCWELDPAATPGDLLQGVIDVQEERPIQTERSSGVDLDETSQAESRILVEQDLRQQEYAAVPDMFDGATLGLQIQENSNEQRTLFSPSTELPQSIRQMHTCEEPSKVDNHSAATPGEHLGAVMNE